The Candidatus Rokuibacteriota bacterium genomic sequence CAGGCCTCCCCCGCGCAGTCATGTCTCGTCGGCCGTCCAGTCTCGGACGTGTCGCTCTAGCGTTCCGCCAGCGCGAGCCTCGGCTCGGCGATCTGAATCTCGCGGAAGGTGAAATTACCCGCCTCGACATCCACCTCGATCCGCGCGCCGTCCCCGAACTGCCCGCGCACGATCGCCTCGGCGAGCGGATCCTCGACGTACTTTTGGATCGTCCGCCTCAGCTGGCGCGCCCCGTAGGTCGGGTCGTATCCCCTCTGGACGAGGAGGTCCAGCGCAGCCCCGGTGGGCTCGAGTTGGATGCCCTTGTCCGACAGCTGCTTGTTGATGCGGTCGACCATGAGCTGCACGATCGCGGTGATATGCTCCCGGGAAAGGGCATGGAACACGATGATGTCGTCGATCCGGTTGATGAACTCCGGCCGGAACGCACGCTTCAACTCGTCCAGCACCTTTTCCTTCATCCGCTCGTAGGTCGTCTCATCCCCTTCCGCCAGGAACCCAGGAGCCGTCCGCTTGCCGATGAAGCTGGTCCCCAGGTTCGACGTCATGATCAGGATGGTGTTCTTGAAATCCACCACGTGACCCACCGAATCGGTCAGGCGCCCGTCGTCCAGCACCTGAAGCAGCATGTTGAAGATATCCGGGTGGGCTTTTTCGATTTCGTCGAAGAGCACGACCGAATACGGGCGGCGCCGCACCTTCTCCGTCAGGTAACCGCCCTCTTCGTAGCCAACGTAGCCGGGAGGCGCCCCCAGCAGGCGCGACACGGAAAACTTCTCCATGTACTCGGACATGTCCACTCGGATGAGAGCGTTTTCGTCGCCGAAGAGGTACTCGGCCAGCGCCCGGGCCAGCTCCGTCTTGCCCACGCCCGTCGGGCCGAGGAACACGAACGAGCCCACGGGCCGCCGGCTGTCCTTGAGACCTGCCCGCGACCTGCGGATCGCGCGGGACACGGCGACAACCGCGTCCTCCTGGCCGATGATGCGCCCGTGGAGCGCGTCCTCCATCCGGGCGAGCTTCGCCGACTCCTTCTCCTCGAGCTTGGACAGCGGGATCCCCGTCCAACGTGAGACGATGTACTCGATATCCTCCTCGCTGACCGTCTGGGGCCCCTTGCCCTTGCGCTTGTCCCACTCGCGCTTCATCTCCTCGTCCCGCCCGCGGAGCAGCTTCTCTTTCTCCCGGAGAGACGCGGCCTTCTCGAACTCCTGGGCCTCCAGGTACATGTCCTTCTCGCGGACGACGCGCTCGACCTCCTTGCCGATCTCCTTGATCTCGGGCGGCGGCGTCAGCGCCATCAGCCTGGTACGTGAGGAGGCCTCGTCGATGACGTCGATGGCCTTGTCAGGCAGCTGCCGGTCCGTGATGTAGCGGTCGGCGAGCTTGACGGCGGCGTCGATCGCCTCGTCCGTGATCTTGACCCGGTGGTGCGCCTCGTACTTGTGGCGCAGTCCCTTGATGATCTCCACGGACTCCGGCACCGAAGGGGCGCGGACGATAACGGGCTGGAAGCGGCGCTCGAGGGCGCCGTCCTTCTCGATGTACTTGCGGTACTCATCCAGCGTCGTCGCGCCGATGGTCTGGATCTCGCCCCGCGACAGCGCCGGCTTGAGCATGTTCGACGCGTCGATCGCGCCTTCCGCGGCGCCCGCCCCGATCAGCGTGTGCAGCTCGTCGAGGAAGAGCACCACGTTCTCCGACTGGCGGATCTCCTTCATGACGGCCTTCAGCCGCTCCTCGAACTGCCCGCGGTACTTCGTGCCGGCGACGAGGGCGCCCAGGTCGAGCTGCAGGAGCCGCTTCTGCGCCAGCACGTCTGGCACCTCGTGGCCCACGATGCGCTGGGCGAGCCCCTCGACGATGGCCGTCTTGCCGACGCCGGGCTCGCCGATGAGGACCGGGTTGTTCTTGGTCCGCCGGGCGAGGATCTGGATGACGCGCTCGATCTCCGTCTCCCGCCCGATGACCGGGTCGAGCTTGTTCTCGCGGGCCAGCTGCGTCAGATCGCGGGCGAACTCGTCGAGCACCGGCGTCTGCGAGCGCTTCTTGGGACGCGGGTAGTACTGGTCTCCCAGGAGCGCAAGCGTCTCCTGGCGGACCTCGTCGAGGCGCGCGCCGAGGGATTCGAGGATCTTCGCCGCGATGGACTGCCCCTCCTTCATGAGACCCAGGAGGAGGTGCTCGGTGCCGATGTAGTTGTGCCCGAGCTGGCGCGCTTCCTCGATGCTGAGCTCGAGGACCCGCTTGGCCTGAGGCGTGAAAGGCACCTCGCCGAATGTCAGGGTCTTCGGGAACCCGGCCAGCGCCCGCTCCACCTCGGCCTTGACCGTCTCGAGCCTGAGGCCGAGGCGCTGGAGGACGGCCGTCGCGATCCCTTCGCCGTCCCTGATGAGTCCCAGGAGGATGTGTTCGGTCCCGACGAAATCATGACGGAAGCGGCCCGCCTCTTCCCTCGCCAGGATGATGACCCGCCGCGCTCTCTCCGTAAATCTCTCGAACACTTGGAGCCCTCGCAACTTCGGGTTAGCACTGCCCCCTAAGGGTTAGCACTGCCACCTAGGGGTTAGAACCGCCCCTAAGCCCGACCCTGACCTGGGCAAAGTATACCTCCCAAGTCCTCGGTCGCCCTAGCGTTTTCTTCCTTCCGGCCCCTCTGGAGAGATCTAAGTGCGCGAATTCGATGAGAGGCCGGAAAGGGTCTCCGCGACCTTCAGCTCCAGGCAACCGCCCGCCCCTCCAACAGCCGGTATCCGCGGTCGGCCTTGCGGGCCAGATCGTGGTTGTGGGTGGCTACGACGAAGGCCAGGCCCCGTTCCGCCTGCAGTCTCAGGAAGAGGTCCCAGATCACCTCGCTGGCCTTGGGGTCGAGGTTCCCCGTGGGCTCGTCGGCCAGGACCAGTCGGGGCTGGGCGACGAGCGCGCGGGCAATGGCGACCCGCTGCTGCTCCCCGCCCGACAGCTCGCCCGGGCGGTGGCCGAGCCTGTCGCCCAACCCGACCTCGTGGAGAGCTGCCGCTCCGCGCTCCCGGGCCTGGGCGGCCGGCAGGCGCTGGAGCAAGGCCGGCATCATCGCGTTCTCGAGCGCGGTCATCTCGCCCAAGAGATTGTAGAACTGGAAGATGAACGCGATCTCGGTGCGCCGGAGCCGGGCCAGGGCGCTCTCCGAGCGGGCGTACATGTCCTCGCCCGCGAAGAGCACCTGCCCGGCCGTAGGCCGATCGAGCCCGCCCAGGAGATGGAGCAGCGTGGATTTCCCGACCCCCGAGGCGCCGATCAGGGCGACGCTCTCCCCGGCGTTGACCGACAGGCTCACGCCCCGCAGCACCCGCACGGTCTCGGGGCCGACCCGGTACTCCCGCTCAAGCTCGCGCGCCGCGACCAGCGCCTCACTCATACCGGAGCACCTCGACCGGGTCCAGCCGAGCGGCCCGGCGCGCCGGGGACAGCGTCGCCAGGAACGAGATCAGCAGCGTCGCGCTCGTGACAAGCGCGAAGTCGAGCCCGGTCAGCTTCATGGGAAGGTGGTCGATCTGGTACACGTCACCCGCCAGCCGGATGATCTTGTAGGTGTTCTGGACCCAGATCAACGCCAGGCCGAAGAGACTGCCGGCCGCTGTGCCGACGAGGCCGATCGCCATCCCGACCGCCAGGAAGACGCTCCCGATGCTCCCCGCGCTGGCGCCCATGGCCTTGAGGATGCCGATCTCCTTGCGCTTCTCCGCCACGAGCAGGATCAGGTGGCCGATGATGGCGAAACCCGCGACCAGCACGATGATCGTGACGATGACGAAGAGAGCCAGCTTCTCGAGCTGGAGCGCCGCGAAGAGGTTGCGGTTCATCCCCATCCAATCGCGGATCCAGAGCCCGGGCCCGACGACCGCGGCGATGCGCCGCCCGACCTCCTTGGCGTCGAAGGGGTCGTCGAGCTTCACCTCGACCCCGGAGACCCGATCGCCGAGCCCCGCGAACTCCTGGGCGGCCGCGATCCCGGTGTAAGCCAGTGAGACGTCGTACTCGTACAGCCCCACCTCGACATAACCCGCCACTTCGAATCGCCGCATCTTGGGAACGAGCCCGACCCCCGTCATGGCGCTCTCGGGCGAGATGAGCGTTACGTGATCGCCGGGAACCACGCCGAGCGTTCTCGCCAGCTCTCGTCCCAGGAGGAGGGCGGGCTCTCCCGATGCGCGCAGCAGCGGGTCGAGGCTTCCCGTCTTGACCTCGCCCGCGAGCTGCGCCCGGACGGTGGGCGACGCGAGATCGACGCCACGCAGGAGCCCGCCCGTCGCGCCGCGGCCTTGGCCGGTGAACAGCGCCTGCTGTACCACGAAGGGCGTGGCCGAGAGCACCCCGCGTATGGATCGCACCCGCGAGGCGACCTCAGAGGCCCCGGCGACCCCGCGGCCGCCCCGCTCGACGAGCAGGATGTGAGGGTTCGCTGCGATGATCCTGTCCTTGATGCCGTCCTGGAACCCGGTCATCACGGCCAGCACGACGATGAGGGCGCTGACGCCCAGGAAGACGCCTCCCACGCCGATCCAGACGAAGAGCGAGAGGTTGGCGCGTTGCCCTCGCGCGCGGAGATAGCGAAGCGCCAGGAACAGCTCGAAGGGGAGACCTCGGCCGGGCATCAGCCCTCGCCCTCTTCATCGTCGGGCGCAGGCTGGCCAGCCTGGCCGCGCTCGGGGCGCAGGTGCGGGAACAGAATCACGTCGCGGATCGACGGCGAGTCGGTGAAGAGCATGGCCAGCCGGTCGATGCCGATCCCCTCGCCTGCCGTCGGCGGCATGCCGTACTCGAGGGCGCGGACGAAGTCCTCGTCCATCCAGTGCGCTTCCTCATCGCCGCGCTCGCGCTCGCGCGCCTGCTCCTCGAAGCGGCGGCGCTGGTCTACCGGGTCGTTGAGCTCCGAGTAGGCGTTGGCGATCTCCCGCCGGCAGATGAACAGCTCGAAGCGGTCCACCAACCGCGGGTCGCCGGCCTTGCGCTTGGACAGCGGCGAGAGCTCGATGGGGAAGTCGGTGATGAAGGTTGGCTGGACCAGGGTCGGCTCGACGAGCGTGTCGAAGACGTCCTTCCACAGGCCGACGGCGCCCGCCCCCGCCTTGGGCTCCGGCACGCCCGCCGCCACCGCCGCCTTCCGCAAGGCGGCTGGAGGGGTCTCCGGGCCGACGGCGGCACCGACGGCCCCGGAGATCGCATCGAAGAACTGCAGGCGTCGCCACGGGCCCGCGAGGCTCACCTCTTCGCCCTGGTACCGTAGCGTGGTCGCTCCGAGGATCTCGCGCCCGAGATGCGCGAGCATCTCCTCCGTCAGGGTCATGAGATCCTCGTAGTCCGCGTAGGCCTGGTAGAACTCCAGCATCGTGAACTCGGGGTTGTGCTGCGTCGAGATCCCCTCGTTCCGGAAGCTCCGGTTGATCTCGTAGACGCGGTCGAGCCCGCCGACAACCAGGCGCTTGAGATACAGCTCGGGGGCGATGCGCAGGTAGAGCGTCATGTCCAACGCGTTGTGGTGCGTCACGAAGGGCTTGGCCGCCGCTCCACCGGGAATGGGCTGCATCATCGGGGTCTCGACCTCGAGGAAGCCGCGCGCATCCAGAAAGGCGCGCATCTCTCGAATCAGCCGGCTCTTGATCACGAAGACCTCGCGGACCTGGGGGTTCATCACGAGGTCGACGTAGCGGCGCCGGTACCGCGTCTCGACGTCCTTGAGCCCGTGCCATTTCTCCGGCAGCGGTCGGAGCGACTTGGCGAGGAACTCGAAGCTCCGAACGACGACGGTCAGCTCGCCAGTGCGAGTCCGGAAAAGCTCGCCCGTCACGCCGATGAAGTCGCCGACGTCGAGGCTGGTGAAGAGCGCGTAGCACTCGCCGAGCCCGTCCGCCCGGGCGTAGAGCTGTATCTGCCCTGACTGGTCGCGCAGGTGCGCGAAGCAGGTCTTCCCGTGGTGTCTGAGCGCGACCACCCGCCCGGCGACGACCACGGGGCCGGCCTGCTTGAGCAGGTCGTCACCCGCGGCGTGAAAGCGGCGCCCGATTTCGCCTGCCCAGTGCGTGACCGCGAAACGCTGCCCGAACGGGTCGATCCCGCCGGCGCGCAGCGCCTCCAGCTTCTCGAGGCGCCGTCGAATGAGATCATTTGTCTCCGGCTGGGGCCTCTCGGGCAGGGGTCCCTCCGGCTGCGCGGCGGCCACGCTAGGCCGACTTTCCCGAGGCGAGATACGCCTCGATGAAGGGGTCGATTTCGCCGTCCATGACGGCGTCGACCTTGCCGATCTCGACCCCCGTCCTATGGTCCTTGATGATCTGGTACGGATGGAAGGTGTAGGTCCGAATCTGGCTGCCGAAGGCGCTGTCCTTCTTCTCGCCCGTCAGCTCCGCCAGCTCCTCGCGCTGCTTCTTCTCGTAGACCTGGTACAGCCTCGCCTTGAGGACGCGCATCGCCGTGTCGCGGTTGCGGAGCTGGGAGCGCTCGTTCTGGCAGGCAACCACGATGCCCGTCGGCAGGTGCGTGATCCGGACGGCCGAGTCGGCGGTGTTGACTCCCTGCCCGCCCGGGCCCGAGGAGCGGTAGACGTCCACGCGGATCTCCTCGTCCTTCACGACGACCTCGACGTCTTCGACCTCGGGGATGACCGACACCGAGGCGAAGGACGTATGGCGACGCTTCGAGGCGTCGAAGGGCGAAATCCGGATGAGCCGATGCACGCCGATCTCGCTTTTCAGGTATCCGTACGCGTATTCGCCCGTGATCTCGATGGTCGCGGACTTGATGCCCGCCTCTTCGCCCGGCAGCAGATCCACGACTTCGGCCTTGAACCCCGTGCGCTCGGCCCATCTCAAGTACATGCGCATGAGCATCTGCGCCCAGTCCTGGGATTCGGTGCCGCCCGCGCCCGGATGTATCGAGAGGATGACGTTCTTCCGATCCTGGGGCCCAGAGAGCACGATCTTGACGGAGAAGGCTTCGAGGGCCTTCCTGAGGGCGGCCAACGCCTGCTCGAGACCGGCGGTCTCGCCTTCGTCCCCCGCCTCGGTCGCCATCTCCCAGAGCACGCGGAGGTCCTCGGCCTGCCCCCCGAGATCCTTGAAGCGTCCAACCGTCCTGGCCAGATCCGCGCGCTCCTGCACGAGCGCCTGAGCCTTGCGGCTGTCTTCCCAGAAGGCCGGGGCGGACATCTCCTGGTCGATCACTGCGATGCGCGTCTCCTTGGTCTCCAGGTCAAAGGTGCCCCCGAAGGTCCAGCACGCGCTTCTCGACCTCGGCGAGGTCGCGCTTCAGGTCGCCTAGCATGTCGCCGGAGGCTTCCGGACGGAAGCGGCGATCCACGCCGCGGCGGACAACCCAAGGCACAGGTGTACGAGCCAGTCGCCGAACCGCGTGTACAGGGTCGTTCGCGACCGGAGCGGGATCCGGGCGGAGAGGAAGCCGCGCTCGAACAGCGGCAGCGTCCGCCCTACGCGTCCGTCCGGGCCCACGAAGCCCGAGATGCCCGTGTTTGCCGCCCGGACAACGGCCACTCGGTTCTCGACAGCGCGGAGCGGAAGCATGCCCAGGTGCTGCCAAGGGCCGCTTGTCCGTCCGAACCACGCGTCGTTGGTGATGTTGGCCATGAAGCTCGCGCCTCCAACCACGAAGCCCCTGAACAGATCGGGGAAGATCACCTCGTAACAGATCACGATGCCGAACGGCGCCCCGGGCAGCGGGAACACCGTCTGGCGGCTGCCGGCCGCGAAATCAGAGATGAACTCCGCCCACTGTCTGACGAAGCCGAAGACCCCGGCAAGGGGTACATACTCGCCGAACGGTACGAGGTGAATCTTATCATACTTGGCCGTAATCCCCTGATCTCCCAGTAGAAAAGCGCTGTTCAGAAACTGATCTCGGGGGCCCGGCAGCTGGTCGACGGAGCCGACCAGCACCGGCACTTCGATCTCCCGGGACAGCGCCACGAGCCTTCTGAGCAGGGCGGGATCGCCGCGAAGGAAGATAGGCGCGGCGGTCTCCGGCCAGAGGATGACGGCCGGTTTCGTCCTGGCTGCCTGGCGCGTCAGGCTCTCGTAAAGGTCCAGGGTCCGTGCCTGGTACGCGGGGTCCCACTTCTGGCTCTGCTCGACGGAGGGTTGGATCACGGCGATCTCGACGAAGCGCAGCGCCCGGTCGGCAGCGGGGCCGAACTCGTGCGACAGAGTCCACCAGCCGAAGGCGAGCGAACCCATCAGCAGAAGGGCGACCGACGCGAGGCCCGGAGCCGCCCGTCGCCTGCCGAGGACACAGAGCCCCGCGATGGCCGCGTTCACGGCCACGAGAAGCATCGACACGATGTAGACACCGCCGATCTCGGCGATCTGAATCACCGGGAGCGCCAGGTGCTGAGAGTAGCCCAGCAGGCCCCACGGAAATCCGCCCATGAGCCAGTCGCGGATCCACTCCCCCGCCACCCAGAGCGCGGGCGCCACTGCGAGCGCCCAGCCGTCGCCGAGGCGGCCGCGCAGGCGCCCGATGGCGGCGCACACGAGCCCTGTATACAGACCGCAGTAGGCCGCCAGCGCGAGGATCGGAAGCCACGTCACCGGCCACGGGATGGCGCTGTAGCTCTGGAAGGTGTGGTCGAGCCAGCGAAGGAGCACGACAAAGAACGCCGTGCCGGCGAGCCATCCGTCGGCGAGGGCCTCTCTGGGCGAACGCTCTAGAGCGCAGAGGAAGGCGGGCACCAGCCAGACCCAGGCCAGCATCGACCAGTCCGTCGTCGGGAACGCCAAGGCCCCGGCGACCCCCGACAGCGTGAGGACAGCCCTGCGTGTCGCCGTGCGGCCGGGGAGAGGCAGCGGGCTACACCCCGTACGCGAGGCGGTCGGCGAGCGCGCGCGGGAGCCCGGCCCGGAGGATTTTGGCCGCCGCCGCCTTGTGATCGTACGTCACGCGGCGAAGCGTGACGCTTCGCTCGTCCTCGTCCCACAGGACGTACGCGGCCCGAGGATCGCGGTCGCGGGGCTGCCCGACACTGCCGACGTTGATGATATACCGCCGCCCGTCGTGGAAGGGAATGCGGCGATCATGGAAAGCCGGGCCGGCCAGGTCCTCGTACGCCGGCCCGCTCGAGCCCAGCGACCAGACGCCCGGTCGATGCGAGTGCCCGACGAAGCACAGACGTGTCGTGAAGTCACCGAACGCCTGGAACCCGTCCTCCGCCGAGAGGAGATAGTCCCACTCCTCCGGGCGCCGCGGGCTCGCGTGGACGCAGGTCGCCTCGCCGATGGTCGACGCGAGGGGGAGCGCGGAGAGAAAATTCTGGTGGTCCGCGCCCAGGCGGTCGCGAGTCCAGAGGGCCGCCGCGCGTGCTGCTGCGTTGAACCAGCGGACGTCCAGCAAGCCCAACGCACCGTGCTCGTGGTTGCCCGCGACCATCCGCGTGGACCGCTCGCCCAAGAGCTCGATGCAGGGAGCGGGATCAGCGCCGTACCCGACCGTGTCACCCAGGCACAGAATTCCGAGGGCTCCCTCGGAAGCCGCGTCGGCCAGCACGGTCGAGAGAGCTTCCAGGTTGCCGTGCACGTCGGAGAGCACCGCGTATCGCACGCAGGCCTCAGCCGGAGGGCCGCAGCTCTTTGTGGACGCGGTCGAGGATCCCGTTGATGAAGCGGCTCGACTCCTGCGTGCTGAACTTCTTGGCCACCTCGAGTGCCTCGTTGATTGCGACTTTCGGAGGCACGTCGCCGGCCCACAGGATCTCGAAGATGCCCTCGCGGAGGATGTTCCGGTCCACCACCGCCATCCGCTCGAGCTCCCAGTGTTCCGCGTACTGGGAGATCAGTTCGTCGATCTTCGCCTCGTGGAGCTTGGTCCCGCGCACCAGGACTTCGGCAAACTCGCGC encodes the following:
- a CDS encoding ATP-dependent Clp protease ATP-binding subunit — protein: MFERFTERARRVIILAREEAGRFRHDFVGTEHILLGLIRDGEGIATAVLQRLGLRLETVKAEVERALAGFPKTLTFGEVPFTPQAKRVLELSIEEARQLGHNYIGTEHLLLGLMKEGQSIAAKILESLGARLDEVRQETLALLGDQYYPRPKKRSQTPVLDEFARDLTQLARENKLDPVIGRETEIERVIQILARRTKNNPVLIGEPGVGKTAIVEGLAQRIVGHEVPDVLAQKRLLQLDLGALVAGTKYRGQFEERLKAVMKEIRQSENVVLFLDELHTLIGAGAAEGAIDASNMLKPALSRGEIQTIGATTLDEYRKYIEKDGALERRFQPVIVRAPSVPESVEIIKGLRHKYEAHHRVKITDEAIDAAVKLADRYITDRQLPDKAIDVIDEASSRTRLMALTPPPEIKEIGKEVERVVREKDMYLEAQEFEKAASLREKEKLLRGRDEEMKREWDKRKGKGPQTVSEEDIEYIVSRWTGIPLSKLEEKESAKLARMEDALHGRIIGQEDAVVAVSRAIRRSRAGLKDSRRPVGSFVFLGPTGVGKTELARALAEYLFGDENALIRVDMSEYMEKFSVSRLLGAPPGYVGYEEGGYLTEKVRRRPYSVVLFDEIEKAHPDIFNMLLQVLDDGRLTDSVGHVVDFKNTILIMTSNLGTSFIGKRTAPGFLAEGDETTYERMKEKVLDELKRAFRPEFINRIDDIIVFHALSREHITAIVQLMVDRINKQLSDKGIQLEPTGAALDLLVQRGYDPTYGARQLRRTIQKYVEDPLAEAIVRGQFGDGARIEVDVEAGNFTFREIQIAEPRLALAER
- a CDS encoding ABC transporter ATP-binding protein, which produces MSEALVAARELEREYRVGPETVRVLRGVSLSVNAGESVALIGASGVGKSTLLHLLGGLDRPTAGQVLFAGEDMYARSESALARLRRTEIAFIFQFYNLLGEMTALENAMMPALLQRLPAAQARERGAAALHEVGLGDRLGHRPGELSGGEQQRVAIARALVAQPRLVLADEPTGNLDPKASEVIWDLFLRLQAERGLAFVVATHNHDLARKADRGYRLLEGRAVAWS
- a CDS encoding FtsX-like permease family protein, whose protein sequence is MPGRGLPFELFLALRYLRARGQRANLSLFVWIGVGGVFLGVSALIVVLAVMTGFQDGIKDRIIAANPHILLVERGGRGVAGASEVASRVRSIRGVLSATPFVVQQALFTGQGRGATGGLLRGVDLASPTVRAQLAGEVKTGSLDPLLRASGEPALLLGRELARTLGVVPGDHVTLISPESAMTGVGLVPKMRRFEVAGYVEVGLYEYDVSLAYTGIAAAQEFAGLGDRVSGVEVKLDDPFDAKEVGRRIAAVVGPGLWIRDWMGMNRNLFAALQLEKLALFVIVTIIVLVAGFAIIGHLILLVAEKRKEIGILKAMGASAGSIGSVFLAVGMAIGLVGTAAGSLFGLALIWVQNTYKIIRLAGDVYQIDHLPMKLTGLDFALVTSATLLISFLATLSPARRAARLDPVEVLRYE
- the lysS gene encoding lysine--tRNA ligase: MAAAQPEGPLPERPQPETNDLIRRRLEKLEALRAGGIDPFGQRFAVTHWAGEIGRRFHAAGDDLLKQAGPVVVAGRVVALRHHGKTCFAHLRDQSGQIQLYARADGLGECYALFTSLDVGDFIGVTGELFRTRTGELTVVVRSFEFLAKSLRPLPEKWHGLKDVETRYRRRYVDLVMNPQVREVFVIKSRLIREMRAFLDARGFLEVETPMMQPIPGGAAAKPFVTHHNALDMTLYLRIAPELYLKRLVVGGLDRVYEINRSFRNEGISTQHNPEFTMLEFYQAYADYEDLMTLTEEMLAHLGREILGATTLRYQGEEVSLAGPWRRLQFFDAISGAVGAAVGPETPPAALRKAAVAAGVPEPKAGAGAVGLWKDVFDTLVEPTLVQPTFITDFPIELSPLSKRKAGDPRLVDRFELFICRREIANAYSELNDPVDQRRRFEEQARERERGDEEAHWMDEDFVRALEYGMPPTAGEGIGIDRLAMLFTDSPSIRDVILFPHLRPERGQAGQPAPDDEEGEG
- the prfB gene encoding peptide chain release factor 2 (programmed frameshift), with protein sequence MLGDLKRDLAEVEKRVLDLRGHLDLETKETRIAVIDQEMSAPAFWEDSRKAQALVQERADLARTVGRFKDLGGQAEDLRVLWEMATEAGDEGETAGLEQALAALRKALEAFSVKIVLSGPQDRKNVILSIHPGAGGTESQDWAQMLMRMYLRWAERTGFKAEVVDLLPGEEAGIKSATIEITGEYAYGYLKSEIGVHRLIRISPFDASKRRHTSFASVSVIPEVEDVEVVVKDEEIRVDVYRSSGPGGQGVNTADSAVRITHLPTGIVVACQNERSQLRNRDTAMRVLKARLYQVYEKKQREELAELTGEKKDSAFGSQIRTYTFHPYQIIKDHRTGVEIGKVDAVMDGEIDPFIEAYLASGKSA
- the lnt gene encoding apolipoprotein N-acyltransferase, encoding MSGVAGALAFPTTDWSMLAWVWLVPAFLCALERSPREALADGWLAGTAFFVVLLRWLDHTFQSYSAIPWPVTWLPILALAAYCGLYTGLVCAAIGRLRGRLGDGWALAVAPALWVAGEWIRDWLMGGFPWGLLGYSQHLALPVIQIAEIGGVYIVSMLLVAVNAAIAGLCVLGRRRAAPGLASVALLLMGSLAFGWWTLSHEFGPAADRALRFVEIAVIQPSVEQSQKWDPAYQARTLDLYESLTRQAARTKPAVILWPETAAPIFLRGDPALLRRLVALSREIEVPVLVGSVDQLPGPRDQFLNSAFLLGDQGITAKYDKIHLVPFGEYVPLAGVFGFVRQWAEFISDFAAGSRQTVFPLPGAPFGIVICYEVIFPDLFRGFVVGGASFMANITNDAWFGRTSGPWQHLGMLPLRAVENRVAVVRAANTGISGFVGPDGRVGRTLPLFERGFLSARIPLRSRTTLYTRFGDWLVHLCLGLSAAAWIAASVRKPPATC
- a CDS encoding metallophosphoesterase family protein, producing MRYAVLSDVHGNLEALSTVLADAASEGALGILCLGDTVGYGADPAPCIELLGERSTRMVAGNHEHGALGLLDVRWFNAAARAAALWTRDRLGADHQNFLSALPLASTIGEATCVHASPRRPEEWDYLLSAEDGFQAFGDFTTRLCFVGHSHRPGVWSLGSSGPAYEDLAGPAFHDRRIPFHDGRRYIINVGSVGQPRDRDPRAAYVLWDEDERSVTLRRVTYDHKAAAAKILRAGLPRALADRLAYGV
- the nusB gene encoding transcription antitermination factor NusB; the protein is MGKRRKARELALQLLYQLDVQGEGSPGPHLDEFWTRHPVDVEVREFAEVLVRGTKLHEAKIDELISQYAEHWELERMAVVDRNILREGIFEILWAGDVPPKVAINEALEVAKKFSTQESSRFINGILDRVHKELRPSG